Genomic DNA from Anabaena sphaerica FACHB-251:
TTTGCCATTAATAGCTATTGCTTGAATAATAGAAGTATCATGGATGTGTGATTTTTCTATTTTTTCAGAAGTTTTACCATTTTTAAGAAAAGCAGGAGTAATATTATTAGCATATTTAGAGCCAAAATTTTCCAATAAAACTTTTGAATTTTGCCGGATTTCCCTATTATCCGGTTCTACTAACAGCGCACACCGATAATATTTTTCAGCCTGTTCAATTAATTCCTGCTCTTCCAACAGTTTTCCTAAAGCTTGGTATGTTAAAGCAGAACAGCGATTAAAGGCAAGGGATTGTAAATAAGATGGGATCGCATTTTCCACATCATCTAATTTTTGATAAGCCTGACCTAAATAATAGTAAGCCTGAGCATCATCAGGATGATTTTGAATATACTGCTGATAATAATTAATAGCATCAGCAAATTCTAAACCAACAGGAAAAGAAGCGTTACTAGAATAATTTTCGCCATTAGATACTGCTGTTTCTTGCTCAATATAAATCTGCCACATTTGGCGATAAGCAGCTTCTAAAGTGCTGGTCATGTTTTTCACATCCAACAGAGGAGAATGCAGCACTCGTTCCCGCATAGTTGAGCGCAAAGATTGCAGATAATCTGGATTTTGGGCTAATGCGATCGCTTTTTGAACATACTCGGCGGCACTATGGGCAATACAATTATCCAAACCAACACTATGCAAAATACTTGCACTCATGCGTTCCATTTTCCGAGTCCCTGCTAGGGTGACTGTGGGTACTCCCATCCACAGAGCTTCACACGTTGTAGTACATCCTGTATAAGGTATACTATCCAAATGCAAATCAACTTGATTATAAAGATTCAGGTGGTCTTCATCAGCAGCATACCCACCATATAAAAAGATGCGTTTCGGATCAATACCCTGTTCCACAAAGGGAGTTTGAATTTTTTCCGCAATTAAAGGACTAAATACATCGGAACTCGCACATTTTAAAACCAAGCGAGAGTTAGGAACTGCTTTAAGGATTTCAATCCACAGAGCAAAAGTCTCTGGTGTCAGTTTGCGTAAATTATTAAAAGATGAAAAAGTGAAGATACCCGTTTTTTTACAGGGAAGTTCAGCTATATCGGGTGCATTTTTTAGAGGTTCATAACCCACATAACAACGGGGTAAACGCCATATAGTTTCGCTGGTTTTTTCCTGTGTATCATGGGGATGGAGAACCTGATCAGTAATCCAATAGTCAATGGTTGGTAAACCTGTGGTAGCAAAATAACCCAAGTAGGTGGTTTGAATCGGTGCAGGTTTCATCCCCAAGACCATCATTCGGTTGTTTGCCGTATGTCCAGCCAAATCAACCAGAATATCTATACGGTCGGTTTGAATTAACTCAGCTACTTGTAAATCAGAAAGACCAACTGTGGAACGCCAAGCATGGCAGATATCTATAATTTCATCTGTGATTGCATCAGGTTCATTAACTTCTCCATAGCAGAAGACCTCAACCTGGGTGCGGTCATGGTGTTGGAGAACAGGTTTAATAAATGCACTTACGGAGTGTCTGCGAAAATCAGGGGAAATATAGCCAATGCGTAAACGCCGTTGTGGATTTCTATTGTTATTATGATTACTGAGAGTTGGTAGCCATTGATTAACTACTTGTTGCTGATACCACAGTTGAGCAGAATCTAATATCTGTTGCGGTGTAAAACTGGTGAGCGAACTTAAATTATACAGAAAGCAAGAATGTAGTTTAGAATTATTGGGATTAATTTTTAACGCTTCATTTAAGAGATTAATGCACTCTAATAATTTTCCTTGTTCACCAGCAAGAAAGCCCAAAAGTTCGTAAGTTTCGCCATGATTAGGATCTATTTGTAGGCTTTTTTGGAAACATTCTTTAGCTAAATCAATTTGTCCTGTTTTATAGTAAACATAACCTAAGTTTTTGAGTGCATCAATGTAATTAGGATCAATTTTTAAAGCTCGGCGATAAGAAGATATAGCTTCTGAATGGTATTTTTGATTTTGCAAAACACAACCAATATTATAATGGCCCAAAACACAATCTGGATCTAGGTCAATTACGGAGTGAAAACAGCTTTTAGCTTGTTCCCATTTGCGTTGACGCACCAACATTGCGCCAGTATCGTTGATTTGCTCGATGAGTTGAGGCAATAATTCCAACTCTTTTTCCCCTAGCAGATTCTGAATAAAATCTGCACCTTCTCCTTGTTGCCAGAGTAAAGCTAAATTGAATTTAGCACCTTGGTGATTTTCGTCTATTTGTAAAACTTGAGAAAACTGCTCTATGGCTTTGATAAAATGCCTTTGACGTTTAAAAATTAATCCTAAACGATAATGAGCTTTAGTATAATCGGAGTTGATAGTGATAGCATTAACATAACTATTAATAGCTTTTTCCCACTCATCCTGTTCTTCATATACAAACCCTAGATTATAGTGGGATTTAGCTAATTGAGGCTGGATACTAACAGCACGTAAATACCATTGTTCTGATAGTTGTAGATCATTTTTTAAGATTAGGGATGTTGCCAATAAATGGCAAACTTCTGCAGCTTCCTGTAACCGCCCCATAGCAATGAATCTAGTAACCAGATGTTTATCAATAGACTCATAAAAATTTTCCCGCAGTTCTCCTGACTTGACACGGTGAACTTGAGCAAGAAGTTGATCAATGTGTATAAGTAGCTGTTCTAATTGAATTGATGCCAAATCCTGTTCTAATTTTCTAGATAAACTAGCTTCATCTTCGTCATGAAAATGCAGTAATAATGGACTGAGTAAAGCTTCAATTAGTAAGCATTGTTGAGGATTGAGAATATTTTGCCATTCTTTTGTTATCTCTTGCTCTAAGGGGTAATCTTTTAAGAACAGGTCAATTTCTGCTTCTGTTACTAAAATTTCTAAATATTCCGCTAACCACGCAATCGCTGAATTTGGTTGTGCAAGTAAGATTTCTCTGGAAATTAATAAAGTTTTATTAACATCAGGAAACCACTTTTTCTGGTATTGTTGCCAAAGATTAATAAAGATAGATTCAAAAGTTTCCTTCTGCTTTGGGGATGTAATAACAGCAGCTAGAATTTGACGGGGGTCTTGATGTAGATAAATGCTCTTAGTTTGACCTTGATGAATTTTTTCTAAGGCTGTTTCTGAAAGAGTCTGATATTGGATTAGTGTTGTTAGTTTAGGTTCTCCTTTGATTTCCAAATAAGCATCAATTTCAGTTGCTGTTTTACAAGCTGTCCCTTGAATATCAATTTTACCAGTTTGAGTGAGCAGGGCTTGGCAAAGGTCGTAACACAGAGTTCTTAAATTCTGAGCAGTGCCACCACAAAATATAATCATAGTTACCTTTAAAACTTGTTAATTTCAGTAAAATTTGCTAAAGAAATAATATTTATCTAAATTCAAATCACACAATGAAAAATTAATGTTCGTATTTTGCTAATCAGTAATGTTGGGCAGACTGGATGCCCACCCACAAGGTTGTATAATTTATCAAGCAGCAATTAAAACCACAATTAATCTAGAGCAGCAGAACCGGCACTTTGCCATGATTTCACAATGCCGATAATGTCACCAAAGCGAACATCATTAATAGCAGCATCAATGGCGCGAGCGATCGCAGCTTGAATAGTTTTGTCTGTATAATTGGTTGTACCAGCATACATATTTCCCTTAGTAATTGTCACTTGACTAGGATCATGGCCTCCAGCACCATAATTAATTCTTAATATCAGTTGACCAGTCGGAGTAATGGAATTTTGGGGAAATACAATTTCTGATGCAAAGCTATTAGTTGTACCATTTGATAAAACGCTAGTCACTGCCGCTGAGGCTCTAGACTGGGAATCATTACCGATAAACTGAGCCTGAGCAGGTTTCTCTGCAATAAATGAGGTTGCAACTGCACCCCCTACCAATAAAAATGCAATGACTGATGCTTTTGATGTGTGGGTAAAGTTGGTGTTCATGGTTGGGACACTCTATTTGTTGACTATCCCAACCTTTCCCAACTTCAATTTTCACATCTGGAGAAAATACCGCAGACATTGACTCAAATTCAGAATAAAATAAGGTCATCCCCCAGTTAATGCAGAGAAGATGAACTATAATTAACTACAGGACATAGGGATTGAATTTTCCTGTCTATGTCCCATAAAGGTGGTTGACGATTCCTTCTATCCCCTTTTATTAGTAGGAATCGCCGACTTTCCTTCATTAGTCCAACGCCGCAGAACCGCCACTTTGCCACTGTTTGACGATACCGATAATGTCACCAAAGCGAGTAGCGCCTTCAGCAGAATCTATCGCACGAGCAGTAGCAGCTTCAACTGTGCTGGCAGAATAAGTTGCAGTACCAGCACTCATGTTTGCTGTTGTAATAGCAATTTGGCTCGCATCTGAACCGACACTAGCATAAGTAGCACTAATTGTTAAAGCACCTGTCGAAGCTATAGACTGCTCTGGAAATACGACTTCAGCCGCAAAGCTGTTGGTTACACCATTGGTTAAAACGCTGGTGACAGCACCAGATACTCTAGACTGAGAATCAGCACCGATGAATTGAGCTTTAGCTGGTTCAGCAGAGATGAATGAAGCTGCAACTGCACCACCTGCTAACAGAGAAGAAATAGCAGCAGCTTTTAATGTTTTGTTAGATTTAGCGTTCATGATTGGTAACTCCTAGTTTTTTTACTAAAACTTACACACTACAAAAACTTTGCATCATTTGTATTGAAGAATTTTCTTCATTTCAGGCTGTGTAACGTTCCGATAGGTAGGAATTTTTCAAGAGCATGAAACAAAGACTCTTTTTAGTCAGCCATCCTGATAAGAATCAGGATGGAAAAACTCAGCTTCTGAAACTATACAGATGGATGTTTGATTGCTTTGGCAATGGGTAAGAATCTATGTTTAATACCTTACACGGAATATTGGAAGGTTGTTACGGGGAAAATATTGAAATTTTAAAAATATCAAATAGTAAAAATACTGTAAATCACTTAATAGTTTTTTGGGTATATCCTGTTTAAACGTTCAGTATTTTTATAATTCGTTACCAGCGTAATAAAAAATCACCTTAGAGTTGATTAAAGAATTATCGTTAATTTTCAGCAATAACTGTAACTGTTTATTTGGCAAGATTATTAAAGATTATATTTACGTAGGCAAGCCAATTTGTACCTACGTAACACTACTTATTTTTTCAATCCCTACACTGAAAAAAAACAGTAATTAGCTCACCATAATCATGTAAAAAAAATTCTGATAAAAGCTAAATCAACTGTTATTATTTGGCTAAATGGAGATTTGTTCACAGCTATTTGAGATGTATATGTCTTGCTGACTCAGACTTTTAGCCAATGCTTCCAAAACTACAGTCTTAAATTTGGATGAGGATCAATACTGCTCGGTTAAAGTTTGATCCCCCCAACCCCCCTTTTCAAGAAGAGCTAAATTTCTTAAAGTCCTCCTTTTTGGGTGGTATTTAGGGTTATTTGCAAGGATCTTGCATCTTAACCGAGTAGTATTGGGATGAGGATTAGATTGCTTTCTAATGGTTAAGATCACAAACATTTACATTTTTGTAACTGGTTAAGAGAATGGTTGTGTTGAGCAATAATTTTCAATACAGAGATTTTTGTGCGATAAAAATTCGACAGTTCATCAGAGAATGCAAACTCAACCGCAACCGCATTTAATCTAATTCCAATATTTAAGATTGTTATGAAGAAAGAATATCTTTTCTGGAATAGTGGGCTTTTCTTAACTCTGTCAATATCGGCTCTATTACCGATAAAAGTCATTGCAACCGAGCCAGACACAGTTGACGAACTTATGAGTGTCAAGACAAAAAATCAGAATAGTCATACCGAAAGACAGTTAAATTCAACAGAGGCAGTTTTTGACCAAAAAGACTTAACTTATTCTCCTCCAGAGCAAACAAACGTTATTTCTTTTTCACCAGAGCAACAGTTAATCAATACAAAAATCAATCCCATTCACAATTCTGCATATCAGTTACCAGAAAAGCTCCTACATACAACCAGAAGTTGTCGGGGACATACCCTGGAAAATTCCCCACTCATACCCATGACCACAGAAGATAACCCCCATACTCAGGAGGACTTTCAGCCAAAAATATCCGTTTGTGAAGATAATAATACCTCCTTTGCACTATCTGACTACAGTGCTGGTGAAATTCTTCATGACGATTCCGTGCAGAATATAAATACAAAATTTCCCATTGCTTCATATTCTAACGCATCTTTATCTGAAGCTACTCTTACAAAAGAGAATTTAATTGCACAATCAACGAATAATCAAATTCAAGCACAATTTAATCCAGTTGAGCCAAATTTGCCTGTAGTTCCCAAGGAAATACCCTCTTTACCTATTCCAGAGGAGAAACCAGAAGATAAACCAGAAGATAAACCAGAGGATAAACCCCAATTAACACCAGAAGAAAATAAAAAAGTGCTGAGAACCTTAATGCGTAACTTGTTAGACAACAGTGCATCAAGATATCCATTTCTGGTAAATACAAGTGATAAACTAATTATTAATCCCCGGAATTTTCAACCTTTAAAATTTGAGTTTTATTCAGATTTCAGTTTAGACCTAGATAAGTTTGAAGTAGGTAATTCTTTTCAGACAGGAGAATTTAGCGATATTCTCATTAAATCAGCCAATATTTCTTTTTATCCCGATGACGAACAATTTTATTGGATTTTAGATAGAAATCGAGTAGTTATTAATACTGAAGGTAGACATTTGAATGTTGGTTATCAGGGAAATTATTCTCAACAAAAATTTCGACAAATTGCTAAAATTTCTACAGTTTTTTGGGGAGTCCAAACAGTATTTGCTATTCCCAATGTCTTTGAAGATTTAGTTAGGGATAATAATTTGAATGAGATAAATATTATTAGTGCTGCTGCGGAAATAGTATTACCTAAAGGAGAAAATCTAGCTGATAATGCCAGTTTTACTATTAATGTAACTAGACCTGATAGTAGTTTTTTTGAAAAATTTATTCCCCTATATGACACCCGCAAAGCAACCACAGATTCACTGCTAGGAGGAGGTTCTTTATTTGGGAATTTAGATGCTACGAATACACCTAAATTTTTACAAGGGTTTCCAACTGTAAATTTACAACCTTTATTAAATAATGGTGTCAAGCTGGAAATTGGCAGTATTATACCCCGTGAAAATCTTGCTGCCGCTGGACTAACATTAGGTAATGTTTTCACTAAACAGGGATTTGCTTTTAACTCTCCTATTACTTCTTTTCCAGGAATCAAAACTTTGCAAGTTAATCAAAGTGACAACAATGATATTGTTGCAGTTCTCAGCAATCCTTTTCTAACTAAAGAACAAAGAGATTTTCATTATCTCAACTCCTTGATGTGGTATAACCTTGGGCAACAAGATCCTGAAGTTGCCACTTTTTCTACATCAGATCCTCCAAATCAAGATTGGTTTAGATATAGTTTGAGTTGGTCTCATAACCGGACTTTACTGCAATATGATCCAGAAAAAATCAAGTTAAATTATTTGAATGTTTTTGCTAATCCAGGTTTATCTATAACTACAGCACAATGGAAAGATACTGATTTAAATCAAACCACAAACGCTAGTCTAGGTTTAATGATGGGTAGCGTCTTTAATTTTCTCAATCCGGGTAATTTGAATGAAACTATTAGTGAAGCGAAAGAAAAGTATAAAAATTTGCAGCCTTTAGCTACTCTCAATACGAAGGCTACATCTCAACAACGAAGGCAAATGAATGAACGGTTAAATAATACACTTAATTATGCTAATACTAATAGCAATCTTAGCCAAGTTTCAGGAAGTTATACTTTTGCGAGTAATATTACTCCAGATAGTTCATTATTATTCCAATTGAGAACAGGTATTTACCGCAGGAGTGTACAATTTACTGAGCAAAAAATAGAACCGTGGACTCCTGAAGCGCCTGTTATCATAGATTTTGTTCGTCCCAGTGACTTGGGGCCAATATTTTTTACTGGTATTAATATTCCCACTAATTTAACTCAAATTAATGCTCCAGAAACGTTTGAAGTTACTTTTATTCGCGGTGAAACTTCAGATGGAGAAGTTTTATTTGATCAATCTTATGTTTTTGACAATAATTTGTCCAGTATGTTTACAACAGTTCCTATTATTGGATCAGAAAAAAGTTATGACCTAGATTTTGGAAGGATAAAACTGAGTACGTTTCCACAAAGAGATATTGAAACATCTTCTTATACTGGACATCTTTATTTACCAACAATTGAGTTGGTAACTTCTGGAAGTATTGATAACTTTAGTTATGCCCTATCTACAGGAATATGGTTTAATCTATTTCCAGATTCTGCACCAATGATTGATAGTAATTTGGGTAATTTAAATCCTAATGCTACAGTAGAAAGTTCCATGGGAGGAATGTTGAAATTTGCAGCTAAGGCAGATTTTAAGAATATATTTTATGATAAAAAAAAACAGTGGCAAACGATTATAACTAATTCACCTTTTTTTTCATTAACTTATAACACTAATCCTAATAGGTTGAATATGTCGAGTATTTCTCTGGGGAATGTGTTTCAATTTGTGAAACCTAATTTTAATATTACTTTTTATCCTGTGTTGAGTTATGCGCCGACAATGCTCAATCCTAATATTAAATCTAGTAGTTTAGGCGATATAGGTGCTTTTTTTCTCTTCAATTTTTCCCATAAAGTTGGTTTTAATTTTAATAGTTCTATCTCTCTAGGCAATCCATCTTTCTACCAACTTGAAGCTACATATGATGTAATGAAAAACAAAAAAATTGGGACTTTAACAATAGGTCCTTACTATTCCAATAATTCTCTGGCTACTAAAGGATTTGAAAGTCAGGCTGAAGATCCTAACTATGGGATGATATTCCGCTATGAGAGTCCTAATTCTGGTTTGGTGATCAATTCTCGTTTAGGTAATAGTGAATATGGTTTTAGGGGACAAATGAATATGGAATTTAAGTTTTAAGATTTCGACTTTTAAATTGCATAATTAAACTGGGCAAGATGCCCAATACCACTTGCTACAAGTCGGTAAACCCACCCAAGGCAGTGGCTGCCCCACAAGAGTTTGATAAAATTTAGATATCCAAATCTAAATAGCCTAAAAAGCTTTTATAAGAAAATAAAAGGGGTATTCCAGATAAACACCCCTTCAGCTAAAATTCCCAACTAAATACTATTACAAAGAAGAAACACCATAACGGTTTTGATAGTAAGCCAAAATTTGCTTAACCCTTTCCTCATTAGTATTTGGTTTCCAAGAAATAGATAAGCAACCAATTTGACTTTGATTGTAATCAAATTCTGAAGATGTTTGAGGAATTAAATCCACATCTACCCCTTCTACTTGATGCAAATGTGCCGCTATTTCTCGATATACAGCTAAAGGTAAATTAGAGAATTCAATCCTTTTCTGAGTCTGTTCCATAAAAATAATATAAAACCGGAAATATCCGGTCATTAATTGCAGAA
This window encodes:
- a CDS encoding TEK-like protein, coding for MNAKSNKTLKAAAISSLLAGGAVAASFISAEPAKAQFIGADSQSRVSGAVTSVLTNGVTNSFAAEVVFPEQSIASTGALTISATYASVGSDASQIAITTANMSAGTATYSASTVEAATARAIDSAEGATRFGDIIGIVKQWQSGGSAALD
- a CDS encoding tetratricopeptide repeat protein; the encoded protein is MIIFCGGTAQNLRTLCYDLCQALLTQTGKIDIQGTACKTATEIDAYLEIKGEPKLTTLIQYQTLSETALEKIHQGQTKSIYLHQDPRQILAAVITSPKQKETFESIFINLWQQYQKKWFPDVNKTLLISREILLAQPNSAIAWLAEYLEILVTEAEIDLFLKDYPLEQEITKEWQNILNPQQCLLIEALLSPLLLHFHDEDEASLSRKLEQDLASIQLEQLLIHIDQLLAQVHRVKSGELRENFYESIDKHLVTRFIAMGRLQEAAEVCHLLATSLILKNDLQLSEQWYLRAVSIQPQLAKSHYNLGFVYEEQDEWEKAINSYVNAITINSDYTKAHYRLGLIFKRQRHFIKAIEQFSQVLQIDENHQGAKFNLALLWQQGEGADFIQNLLGEKELELLPQLIEQINDTGAMLVRQRKWEQAKSCFHSVIDLDPDCVLGHYNIGCVLQNQKYHSEAISSYRRALKIDPNYIDALKNLGYVYYKTGQIDLAKECFQKSLQIDPNHGETYELLGFLAGEQGKLLECINLLNEALKINPNNSKLHSCFLYNLSSLTSFTPQQILDSAQLWYQQQVVNQWLPTLSNHNNNRNPQRRLRIGYISPDFRRHSVSAFIKPVLQHHDRTQVEVFCYGEVNEPDAITDEIIDICHAWRSTVGLSDLQVAELIQTDRIDILVDLAGHTANNRMMVLGMKPAPIQTTYLGYFATTGLPTIDYWITDQVLHPHDTQEKTSETIWRLPRCYVGYEPLKNAPDIAELPCKKTGIFTFSSFNNLRKLTPETFALWIEILKAVPNSRLVLKCASSDVFSPLIAEKIQTPFVEQGIDPKRIFLYGGYAADEDHLNLYNQVDLHLDSIPYTGCTTTCEALWMGVPTVTLAGTRKMERMSASILHSVGLDNCIAHSAAEYVQKAIALAQNPDYLQSLRSTMRERVLHSPLLDVKNMTSTLEAAYRQMWQIYIEQETAVSNGENYSSNASFPVGLEFADAINYYQQYIQNHPDDAQAYYYLGQAYQKLDDVENAIPSYLQSLAFNRCSALTYQALGKLLEEQELIEQAEKYYRCALLVEPDNREIRQNSKVLLENFGSKYANNITPAFLKNGKTSEKIEKSHIHDTSIIQAIAINGKQRKLHIGGTEAVAGWEILNAIPGSHVDHIGNAKDLSRFADNTFSALYSSHVLEHFDYAYELEKTLQEWRRVLAPGAAIYVSVPDLDVLASLFLQKDKLTYHERFNIIRMIFGGHVDEYDYHLGGFNQEILTRQLKMAGFTNIRKVKEFNIFGDTSSMTYKGTLISLNMIAEK
- a CDS encoding TEK-like protein: MNTNFTHTSKASVIAFLLVGGAVATSFIAEKPAQAQFIGNDSQSRASAAVTSVLSNGTTNSFASEIVFPQNSITPTGQLILRINYGAGGHDPSQVTITKGNMYAGTTNYTDKTIQAAIARAIDAAINDVRFGDIIGIVKSWQSAGSAALD